From the genome of Chloracidobacterium sp.:
CAGTCGGTACAAACTCAGTGAAGCAATTGATATGGCGCTGCGCTCCGATGTGCAGGTGTACGCCGTCGGGATTCCCGGCGGTGTTCCGAACGGCTTCGGCGGCGTCACCGTCACCGGACTGGACCGCCGGACGCTGGAGCGACTGTGTGAGTCCACCGGCGGGCGGGCCTTCTTCCCACGCAGTCCGGCCGAGTACGCCGCCGCGTTTCAGCAGATTGAGACGGATTTGCGCTACCAGTACATCGTGACCTACAGCCCTTCCAATCCGTCCCGTGATGGAAGCTTTCGGACGATTGCCGTGAAGATTACGCGCCCCGGTGAGGCAAAGGAATGGCGTGTGTTTGCACGCAAGGGGTACTACGCCAAGTAGAACCGGTTTTCAATGGTCGGACGCCGGTGATATGGAGCGATCCCGGTGCCGGCCGGCAGTGACCGGATGCAGCGCCCTGCGCTATGCTCCGGCCGCTGGTTGATTCATCCCGCGAGGAACCCACCGCTATGGCGCGCGCCAAAATCGTGGCCACCATCGGGCCGGCCTCACGCTCCCCGGAAGTCCTCCGTACGCTGCTGACCTCCGGCGTCAATGTCGCTCGGATCAACATGTCGCACGGTACGCACGAAGGTCACGCCGAGGTCATCCAATTGCTGCGTCATTTGGCCGGGGAACTCCACCAGCCGCTGGCGATTTTGCTTGACCTGTGCGGCCCGAAAATCCGTACTGGACGGCTCATCGGGGGCGAGCCGGTCACGCTGGTTGCCGGGCGCCGGATTGTCATTACGCCGGAGGATATTCCCGGCAACGCCGAGCGCATCAGTTGCAGCTATGACGGCCTGGCGTACGATGCTAAGCCAGGCGACCGCATTTTGCTTGACGACGGCTTGATCGAACTGAGCGTCACAGCCGTTCACGGCAGCGATGTGGAGTGCCTGATCCTCAACGGCGGCGTTCTCGGCGAGCGCAAAGGCGTCAACCTGCCCAGCATTCCGACCTCGCTGCCCTCAATGACCGACAAAGACCGCGACGACCTGCGGTTTGGTCTTGCGCAGGGAGTGGACTATGTGGCGCTGTCGTTTGTACGTTCGGCGGAGGATTGCCGACAGTGTAAAAACTACATCGCCGAGTTGGGCGCGCAGACGCCGCTCATTGCCAAGATTGAGAAGCCGGAGGCGCTCAACCACTTGGATGAAATTCTTGACATCGTGGACGGCGTCATGGTGGCGCGCGGCGACTTGGGCGTGGAAGCCGAAACCGAGCGCGTCCCGATTTTTCAGAAAGAAATCATCCGCCATGCAAACCGCAAGGGGCGGATTGTCATCACGGCGACGCAGATGCTGCAGTCTATGGTAGAGAATCCGCGTCCGACGCGCGCCGAAGCTTCTGACGTGGCCAACGCCATCCTGGACGGTACGGACGCCGTGATGCTGTCGGCCGAATCGGCCGCCGGGAAATACCCGATCGAAGCCGTCAGGACGATGCGCCGGATTATAGACTACACCGAGGAAGCCTTCGCCGGTCAGCAGTCGTGGCGTGCTGGGGTGGGCAAGTTTATGAGCTTGCAGGGCGCTTCTTCGTTGCGGGCGCTGTCCGAAGCCGCCGTCTTTGCGGCGGAAAACGTCGGCGCGCGCGTCATTGCGGTGTTTACCGAAGGCGGCAAAATGGCGCGAGCGCTGGCGCTGCTGCGCCCAAAACAGCGAATTGCGGCGATTACAGCCAACGTCAGTGTTTATCAGCAACTGTCCGCCGTGTGGGGCGTTGAGCCGCTGCTGATGCCGAATCCCAAGGAGATGAGTCAATTGTTCGCCGAAGGAATCGAGATGCTTTTGCGCCTTGGATGGATTGAACAAGGCGAACGGCTGGTCGTCCTAGCCGGTAAGATCAAGGGCCTGCCTGTGAACAATCTGGTACACCTGCAACGAGTTGGGGAATGACGGCGCGGTTTCAACGCCGGCTTGGTGACGCCGCGCTGAAGTGATACTTAAGGGCTTTGTAACTAGACCTTTTTACGCGCTGGAAAGGAAATGGTTATGGAAGCCGCAACGGCCGCTGCATCGCCGATTCCGGCGGTTGTCCTGTCGGGTTTTCTAGGTAGTGGCAAAACCACCTTGCTGCTCGCCGTCCTACACCACTTGCGCCGTTTGGGCCGAAAAGTGGCTGTGTTGATGAATGAGTTCGGCGACATCAGTATTGACGGGGAACTGCTCCGGGGTGAAGGCTTTAGCGTTCTAGAACTGAGCGACGGCTGCATTTGCTGCCAGATGGGAGAAGACTTCGTTCAGGCGTTTACCGAAGTCGCCGCCCGCGGCCCGGAAATGATCTTTGTCGAAGCAACCGGGTTGGCCGATCCGGTGGATTTGCTCGATCAAGCCACCGCGCCACATTTGCTCGACCGCGTGACCATC
Proteins encoded in this window:
- the pyk gene encoding pyruvate kinase, translated to MARAKIVATIGPASRSPEVLRTLLTSGVNVARINMSHGTHEGHAEVIQLLRHLAGELHQPLAILLDLCGPKIRTGRLIGGEPVTLVAGRRIVITPEDIPGNAERISCSYDGLAYDAKPGDRILLDDGLIELSVTAVHGSDVECLILNGGVLGERKGVNLPSIPTSLPSMTDKDRDDLRFGLAQGVDYVALSFVRSAEDCRQCKNYIAELGAQTPLIAKIEKPEALNHLDEILDIVDGVMVARGDLGVEAETERVPIFQKEIIRHANRKGRIVITATQMLQSMVENPRPTRAEASDVANAILDGTDAVMLSAESAAGKYPIEAVRTMRRIIDYTEEAFAGQQSWRAGVGKFMSLQGASSLRALSEAAVFAAENVGARVIAVFTEGGKMARALALLRPKQRIAAITANVSVYQQLSAVWGVEPLLMPNPKEMSQLFAEGIEMLLRLGWIEQGERLVVLAGKIKGLPVNNLVHLQRVGE